The Hippoglossus hippoglossus isolate fHipHip1 chromosome 2, fHipHip1.pri, whole genome shotgun sequence DNA segment aaagtcatgtGAGACGATGAGATCTGACATGTGATAAATGGACTAAGCTGGACATGAGACATGGGGCTTGCATGTTGATTTTCTTGAATCTTAACAGTGACATCTCCTGGACATTTGCAGGACTGAATTCCCCCCTGCATGggcagcacagagaaaaaagcTTGTGCATAGCCAATCACAAATATGCAGTATGAAAATCAACAgctaaaatgtaatgtattcgcctaaatacattttgtgcaAATAAGAAATCTGATCTTGCTCTACATCCTTATGCTTCCCATTTGTTTCTTacgacacagaggaggagtggGTGTTCTACATGTACAAAGCTTATTTAGATCCAGTAACACAACGGCTCAGCTTTACAGTTTCATCTCTGCTGTTACTCTGCTTCTGTACCAGATTCTGTCCTATTTTTCCAGATCTCACTCCTGGGGGAGTTGCTATTGTTGCTTCTCTGCTCATGCCCGAGCGCTGCCATTGTCTGTTTGCTTGAAATGTCAAATTTCCACCAGCAAGTAGATACATGCGGTtgctgaccacacacacacacacacacacacacacacacacacacacacacacacacatcatacagGAGGATGCTCTGAGCCTATAGTGTAAATGCACAGTTCCCTCAGGAGagctcagtctctctctctctctctctctctctctctctctctctctctctctctctctcgctctctgtgctGTGCCTCGGCTGTAAACATCCTCTTGGGACTGCAGAGCCTCAAGTCTGCCCGTGCAGATGCAGTGGCTGGAgcaaaaacagcaacacactgaCACCAACTCTGGCCTGATGATCTGCACAAAAGTGGGACAGTGTTCGCCTAAAGCAGAGTGAAGTGGTCGTGTGAAGGGAGGTCAGTGGTACAAATCCCAAAGGGGGAAAAGCTGAATGGCTAACAGTTTTTGACTCTTAATATATTCGAGGTGCCCTTGAGGCGAAAAAGGCCTGAGCTGTTTAATTTGCCCGACTTTTTCACACCACTTCTCGAGTGTGAATGGGGCTTTACGTCACCGCatgtgcagaaaaacaacacacgaGCTCAGCAAATCCTTCATTTGATAAAGGTTAATAAAATAGTTTGCTCCTCAACCTCTGTGCCACATTTCAGCTGCAGCCAAACCCCAAGACACATAAAAGTTACTGTATTGATTGTTTGAAATGCCACACAAAGTCTTGTATGAGAACACAAGAGGGTCAGTAAGCACATTTATCTGCTGAACTTGGCTCAAATTGCATTAAGTCGGAGGAGAAAGGTCAGAATTTCTGGCCAACTAGATTTGATTTCTTAAAAAATCGAACGCAGTAGCTTCAGAATTGGTTTCTGAAAAAAATCTCACGGCAAAATACGAACAAGGAATGAATCATTTCAGGGTCTGGTAAAAACAATGATATGCAGAATAGTCTCAGAGGCAGGTTTTAATAAGATAATCACTCGCTATGGACACCCACATATCAATGAATGACACAATGTATGCACAGAGTCAGATTTCAAGCTTTGTGACAGTTTGCTTGAGAGCAGGTGGTGAGGAGAAATATCTACCTCTGCAAGGGAAGTTATATTTCAGCATCTCTATGTTTGCttattggttggttggttgcaGGATTACGGAAAAACTTCTGAAAGGATTTGTACGCAACTTTGCagagggatgggacatgggctgAGGAAGAGCCCATTCAAGTTTTGGGCCGATCCATGAATTTTAGTTTGACTTCATTAACGTTGcaacattttgacatttcaccGATTATCCAGAGAATAATTTCATGGACCCTGgtgaaaaaatctggcatattgaAGGGCCTGATATCTATGTGTTTGCAGTTTTGTAGTTCACTTACTTTAGGTGAAAGTTGAGTGAAAGTAGCACTTGACCACAACAGAGAGGAGTCGAGCCAATCTTCAACACTTCCTCTGTATTACTGGACAAACGAGCATATCGCCGTTATTTGCAGACGACGACCTGTAAATTGTCTTTGTGccctttttattgtttggtcACTGGAGCGCTGGGTAAACTCATTTTTGTCGGCTCACAACAGCGAAGCGTGtgaacgacacacacacaaagctccgGCTGATGCTACAGTCAGCCGCTCACCCCCGCTGAAACCTGGCGTCACAGAACAATTGCTCCTGGAATAACCAGGAAGAGCCCCTGATGTCTGCAGGAAGTCCACATGATAAACTCAAGACTTGTGCTCTACTTGCTAATATTGAAATGTTTGCTATGACAGGGGCTGACCTGACTTTGGCTTTTATAACTGTGAGTGCATGAGAAGAAGAACATACACGACCCATACCTACTATTTGTAAGACTACCCTAAAGGGCAGCAGTGAATTCACGCAGATCGAAATGCCATAGTCTAAACTTTCCTAAAACATGGCACTTCACTGCATCCTACTGTATGAAAACAGCTCTTGACAGTGTCACATCACCACATTACTTCACtgggagaaaataaagacagactGTGAAAAGGAACGTTTATTTTTGACCTTCTCAGACTTACAGTATGTCAGACGACAGTGATGCAAGCACTTATATCCTGTTTTCCACAGAGATGTCCACAGAGACGGAACATATAACACCATGGTCATAATGGAAACATTAAATTAAGCACTATATATGCATACCAGATACAAGGAAACGTACAGTTGAATTTATTGCCAAGGAAACACAGAATTAAAGAATGAGATTTGTCCTCCATATTATTACTCATCACTCAGCAACATTGggaaatacaaccaaataattgtatttacaCTGAGGAGCTTCATTTCTCtataatcaaacattttaatatatagaACAAAACATagttatattatttaaaatagaCAATATCCCTTTGGGGGTTTTGTTGTAAGGATCTTGGTCGAAAGATCATCAGTGGCTGAATCTGATGTCGTCCATTTTTGAATGGCAGGGAATTCAGGACAGTACAAGAAAGATTCAGCCAATGATTCAAAATAAAGAGTGAGTGCATCTTCCTCCTATTACCATTCTGCATAACGTCAAAGGAGAGCTCCAAGTGTTGTTTTGATAAAGTGAACAAGTTGTGTTTTATAGAGTATCTGAACTTTTAATACCTTTAAACAATGTGCTGCATGTGGATTTGATGATGTAAGACCTCAGTGTGACAATGACACGTAAgatgtattatttaaaatgaaatgggaAGACACTCTTTATTAAAAGCAAAGTCCTGGTTCTGGAGTGTTGGCAAAAGTGAAATTGTACATTTTACCCCTTATCTCCAGCAATAACCTGGGACTTTACAACTGTAAACTCACATACTATGCATCACATAAAACCATGATGCCTGAAAACAAAATAGACATTtacacaataaatcaaacagaacaCAACATTTTCCCAATATGAACGCATGTAAATTGCACCCAATTTGAATGAAGCCATGAATAAAGTATGAACAATGTGCAAAAACAAGGTCTACATTTAAAGGAATCATCTGTTTCAATATTAGCATAATACTATTTCCTCTCTGTaacatttctaaaaataatTCAGCATTTATTAAGAGTAGAATTCTCTGTAAAGACACCTGCACAGACAGCAACGGCTGCTTTGGTTCTTTTTTTTGAATGGGAAGGGGGAGATAAGGGGGGAAGTCTATGcgttttacaaaatatacacTATTCTGCTCTTTTTAGCAACCATGATGGAATAAAGAAGGAATGTGATTGCATTAATCTGTGCATGTTTCTAGTGTGAATACTTTAAGGGATTTTCAAAGTGCTATATCTGATAAAAGggtgtaaaacaacaaaaaagcaaaaTTAGAAATTGATTTGTGGCTTTTTTTCCCTCGTTGCCATGGTACAAATACGCCCATCGCAGCCCAAAAGTGCCATAGAGTACTATCAAGGTCcatttgtcctgtttcctgtggACTGACTCCAGCTTATTGCCATCAAGTCTTTTTGAGTCAATACAACATGAACCAGCATCTTATTCTGTTAGAAATCATAGTAAACAATTGAAAACCACTTTTGAGGGGGTTAGGTGAAATAACGCCTCGAGAgtttcgtcttcttcttcttgtctttgcACTGTAAAGCTGCACTAGTTAACTTTACACCAACAGTAGCAAGTGTTGGGATTATTTCTTATTGAGACTGTCGTCATTATCTGACTCATGTACTTTTGTCACCGCCTCCGGGTGCCAAACCGCACACGAGTGGGATTTAATTTGCTCAAATGCAGCAGATCCTAGTGAATTGAAGCGGAATGGACACTTCTGTTCTCAATGGGAGCACGAGTAATTCTACAAATCTTGCCCAGTGCAGCTTTAGGATAATGAGGCCAGTTTATGCTGATTTatttccatctgtccatctaaAGCCTTCAGTTGTTGGGATCCACTCCCTCCAGGTGGTCGGGGATGGGTAGACCGGTGAGAATGGTCAGACACTTATTCCACACGTTGAACACGGGACACACGGGCTGGACGAAGGTGACGTGAAACGTGTGCAGGTGCTGGGAGCCCACGGCATCGTAGAAGGTGACGTATCCGGCGTCGTAGTCCAGCAGGACGCCGACGCGTCGCAGGTGGGGCGAGGGCTCGATGGCCAGCTCCTTGCTGTTGTGGCGCACCACCCAGGAGTTGTTGCAGCGGCAGAGCACCCAGGAGGAGGAGTTTTTGCCGATCCACTCGTGCTTGGGGGCGGATTTGTAGGCTATGCCCACCGCGTACctgaggaggagtgggagatACCGTTATCCGTCGAGATGCTGCAACGAACACcatttttaaacctttaattAGACACTAGATTATGATTCTCACCATGTGCTCCCTCCAATTAGAGCCTCCCAATAGTGGCGCCCGCTGTCAATATAGACGTTCCCCACCACGCCATAGCTGCTCTGGCTGGAGAAGCGATCCTGGCTGTGGCCCTTCTTGGACGTGGTTTCGTCCCGCTCCACCGTCAGGTTATCGTGGGACACCTTCAGCTTCTTGTGAGCAGACTTGGGGTCCAGCTTGAAAGGCTGgcctgggagaggagagggaggaaaatgaaatattgattttgaaGTGGCAGTGCATCGAGATCTATAACGGGCAACGTTCCTTACGGAGCAGCcaatttattttcagttaattAAATTTCATATATACTGATGGATCTATTTCCAGTGGAGCAAGCAACATAAGAAACCCAATTGGGGTTGCGTGAATGTTTACTTATGGATTTTCCTTATAAAGCTTGATCCTGTATGAAGTGTCATCATCAGCCGCTTACTGTTGGTCTTCAGAGTCCCTGGTTCACTGCTTCTGCTTCCCGCCTGGTTAATGGCCTTGACAACAAAGATGTACTTGGTGCCGCTCTGCAGGCCGTGCACCGTGTAGTGGTTCTGCTTGATGTTGGGAACAATCATCCAGCTCTCCAGGGAGTTGCAGAGAcctgggagggagggggggaagagGGTGAGACGAGCAGAGAGACACGCAGAAGTGAGGGATTGAAGATAAATGAAATGATCAGCTCAGGTTTTGTGCAAGAAAATAACATgtaaaaagtagaaaaacagGTTTTTGATagagaggagtgagggaggtggagcTGTGTGACTGGACAGTGAATCAAATGGCTGGTTGTGTGTGAGCCGGAGGCAACGAGAACAGGCGTGAAAAGGCCACACGAGGAAACCATTCACACATCGTGCCCTCTCAGCTCTGAATGTGTGtatctttctgtgtgtgttttatcccGTGGCACTGAAAGATACACTTCATTCCTGTACTTGAACGGTAAATAATGAAACTAATCAGATTTGACAAGATCAGCTAAAAAGAAGGCATTTTGTTGATggatgcatcgtccatcttctTGTATTACGGACAGATTATCGAAAAGCTGAGCAGTTTCAAACGTTTTTTGGGGTTATGATCGATACAAACGATTTTATTATGTGATGAAGGCAATATGACCTTTATATGAACCTGAAAACTTTTAACCATGTTTCTGTACTTATTcccctctctacctctcctTTCTTTGGAATCAGAGCTTATCCCAGAGCTACCCTAGAGCTTCATATCATTAAACTCTAGTAGGTCAAAAGGTTATATAAGTTAATAAACTATAATGGATGTTGTAGCTCTggtactttttttattttagatttatttaaacaGGGCCATGCCAACAACAGTCTCCTTCAGCCAGTCAGGGGCCGCCTGTGGGATGTCCATTTTTAGACgcttaaaataaacacattaattaaaattaacCTTTTTTTATGCAGCTTGTAGTTCCAGACGTATATCAAACAAAAATAGCAGATAAGGAAGCAAGTTGGTTGCTATCGTCTTGACACACGTTTCCCTCAGGAAATCCAGCTCTACACTGAACAATTCTGCACTAGAGTTAATAATGTTGCAGTGTTGCTGTTGTTATTACATTAACATTACAGGACTGTTTCCTTGATTCATCTTAAGTGGGCCTTGGGGGGGGATGTTTTTTGGCACATGACGCAGACGCCGACAGCGACACCTCTGACATTATCGGATGTGAAAACAGCAGGGAAGGAAAATCACAGCATTCTCGGTGAACAGAAGGAGACGGGGGAAACGGCAGACAGTGTATAAGCAAGAGGggaaagaaaggggggggggggaaataaagtgTCACATTAGTTTAATAGCTGTCGCCTCCGAGCGTGCTTTGAACTGTAAAGTAATGAAAAGGCAGTGACAAAAGGTGAAGGAATCCCGTGGCAGATTGAGTtgaaaaaaggggaaagaaaggaaggaaaaaagaaagagagaaaggaaggaggatTTTTTGCTGTGGGGTATATCTATTTGAAgcggaaaaaaagaagagatgaaagaCAGAGAAATAGCAGTTTGATTGAAAGAGAGCAGGGGAGCTCGTCTTTAGATGTCCTGACCCCATTTTCTTTCTTGTAGTTGCTGCTCACTCGAGTGTGCTCAACGGTTTTCTGGgtcttgtgtgcgtgtgtgtgtgtgtgtgtgtgtcagcctaTACGGCATGTCTATCGCTGTCGAACTAGACATTGTGGCGctaagtgtgtgtctgcgatgCTGATTCATCCTCGGCTGTCATCTCCTGCTACGACGTCTCACTTTGTCGGTGCCACTGAAACCTTAAACGTCTCGCATGTACAGGCATCTGTACATCCTCTGAACGTCTCATCTTTTTTGCTGAGTGCTCTGCGTTGATTCTCCGCTCCACTATTGTCAAATCTCTGCGTTCATTCTTCACAAGCTACAGTCATTTGAAGACAACATCTGAGGGCTGATAGTAGCATAAATGTGGCAGGGTTCACTTCAGGAGGTTCCACTTCCACTGCTGTATCGCAGCTTTTTAGATAAGCGCTTCAGACTCTGAGCTGCCGAAGGGGAACTAGTGGGCACCAGTGAGGCAGCGGGATTGCATAGTGCAGATGTCAGGGCTGTAAAACAGTCGGTAACTGTGTGTTACAAATGCACTGGAGGTGTTTATATGCATCTTGTGGGACAATGGCCGGGGCCAGAGCTAAGATTCTATTTTATAAAGTTTAAGTTCATGGGGTTCGCAACAGTGAAGAAGCAAACAGGCCTCTTGTATTCAATTAATTTGCATTATTTAatcctgtatttatttacatttactttataGTTGCAAATAAAATTTGCTGCACCTTCCTGTTTAAATGTACATGGACAACTACAGCAACAAAAAGTTCCAATCACCACctagtggctgcctgcagtacaCGTTGTACaacctgcttcctccatgttagtggatgggacatgctATTGTTAAGTGTGGTCTTACTTACATATTTGATATTATAGAAACGGGGTGAAGTGTCATGATGAACAGGTGAGACTGATGATTGGTCGAGTGTACTTAGGGTTATGGCTTAGGGAAGAAGAATCAGCATACTAGTTCTGCAGCTCTACGTTTCTGTATGATTTCAGAGCAgagttatgatgatgatgatgatgtcccATTGAAGTATTTTAAGTAAACCCATCAAATcttattgatatttaatataACCATCATGTCCCTGTGTTCAGATTTTAATTAGGGTTATTTGGTCAATTGTTGAATGCTGCCCCCAAAAAACAGGCCTCGGGTGCTGGTGTACTTTGAAAAGTCCCTGAATCAAAGCGACCCACCATCAGTAAGTTTTTAATTGTAGATTATAAATTGCCCACAAATTCCCAGCATGATATGACCCCATTAGCTTTATTGTCGCTCAAGCCCTGAAGATGGCTTTTAGCACTACTGCGATGTTGATTGCTGAATTCCTCGTCTGCCTCATTACTTACTGGCGATGTTGGACTGTCCCGTGAAGATGGCATACTGGAGCTCATAGGACACCACTGTGAATTCATCATCAGACGTCCAGTGGACGGTGATGGTGTCGTAGGAAGCCGTGCACAACTCCTCTCGTATGCACGGAGCATTCGGAGCTGCgtgtggggaaaaaagaaaatccaatcATCCAACACCATCTCAGGCTCTAATGttatatgttgtgtttgtacACAGCTTGCATATTACATTAGTGACATTCTAAAATGACACCATGCTCCAAGTTTGTCAGTTGCTTTAACAAACAGTAGCCCCACTTAACCTCACGTGTTCACTGGGCTGAATCCTTGTGGGTAAAGGCTTCATTACACACAGGATTGAAGATGTTCTTTTCACTAGAGTGGTAGGTTGAGCATTAAAAGTAATGCAGAAAGGAAATAATAAAGTATAGTTCAAGTGCATGGACGAATAAATATCACAATCCTTTTAGCAGAAACTAATGTGGGGTCTTACGTAAGCAGAGATCCTGAGTTGGCTCTCTTACACTTGTTTATTGATTCATGAGCAGTTCTTTATTCTAtggaaagataaataaaataaatccctTTAGTATTCAAGCCGCGGAGCCTCTTGTAGAATGAGAATGGAAAGAGGTaacaaaacaaagatacaaAGGCACAGCTTAAATTGATTTTAAAGCCACTTCCTCCCTCGTTCTGTGTCTGTCACTCGCTCCTTCTCCTGAGCCTTCTGTCAAGAGTGGCTGCACAGAGTGGAGTGATTCAGTCTGATTCACTTTGTGAAAAGGCCCTCCAGCAAAGCCCTCATGCATCGCACAGAGTAAATACGAGCCAACCATTTTCGCAGACCCTCAAGTCCACCACGCGTGATGCCTTGGTTTTTGTCCCCAGCGTGATTCATACAGTGATGTTTTGATAATGTGACGTCGAAAAGTATCCTAGAGGCTAATTTTGACGTTAGAGTTGAGTGTCTCATAGAACgggaagatttattttttctttacccGTGAGGTAATCCAGACTCTCCAGAAGCTTCTTCTCTCTGGTGAAGTCAAGGGCGACGGTGTCGAATGTGTCCGTTAGGTGTATCTCAGGGATCAGCACTTGGGTTGACGCAGTTGCCATGGAAACCCTAGATCGTTATCAAGCAAAATTGAACAGGAGTTAAACATGTTGGTCTATTAAGCATATATTCATAAATTGAATTTGGATTATTACTGTTTCTGTCTGAACGGCTTGGTCTTAGCTCTTGTCTCTTTAAGTACCTCCTCCgaataaagcccagtctgctctgattggccagccgGACCACTCTATTGTGATTGTCTACCACTTCAAGCGTGTGTACGAAATGTCGGCCTCTGCTCtcgctttacctggctttgttagggggtgTGCCAGACTAGCCACTAGGGGTGCATTATGCAAATTTGGCATTGAAACTTTAGGTTTtgtaactttgcagaacttttacataaaCTAAAAATCTATGTTACACACTAGAGGACTGAAAAACTGCACAGCAGCATCATaggtgtttgttgttttctataaAAGAAGAACTGGGTTTCAAATCTGAATAGAGTCAGCCTTTAATTAGTGCTTCTCTGCAGACTAAATTCTGATTGAAACCCTTTTTTGTTTAAGAGACTAAAGGATTTGCTTTTATCAGTCTTTGTTTCTCCTGAGAATGAACATATGGACACTGGGTTTTGTTGGAAATTGCCAAATCAATTAGTCAGCCAGCTTAAACAGAGAGTGAAATAATTATAAGCTCAGTAAAAGATGAAGTCCCTCCCTACTTGTCTTTGCTGTTGAAAATCATAAAATTGTGTGCATTTTCTTTACCTCCTGCTCAAATTCGACCGTAGCTAAACAACTCAAAAGcatgaatgtgtctgacctCTCGTTGATGCTCTTGGCAGTCTGCAGGAAGCGAGCGTGGTCGGTCTCCTTCAGCGTCTGGTCGGCCTGCGTGATCAGCGCCGAGGACCTCTCGATGCACTGCTTGCAGTTTGAGATCTGCTGGGCGAGCTTCCGAAGCCTCTGTGTCTGGAGAGAATGGCAAAAGCGAAGAGAAGCCTGAGAACAGCGCCGCTGTAGGCCAGATAAAATCATCAAACCGAGAGGGCGTGAAAATGCCCTCATCCGGGTTAAGGTGCTGCAGATCATTAAGGACGAGAACATAATCGGAGCTGACGAAAGAGAATGACCCAAAAATATGAGGTTTCACGTGGACAGGGAGATGAATGTTAACATTTCTAAGTCACTTATACACGAAAAGGTCAGGTTTGGAGTTGATTGATGCTGGTGGTCATGTATTTCTTCATGTTCTCTTAATTGCTATGAACATCCGAGAAATTAAATTGTAGCAAAAGGGCATGAACACGTCCATCATGCTTAGCTCAAGTTACAGGGGCTTAAAGCTGATTTGTTTTGGCCTCCGTGCTTGTTTCTGGTTCTCTTGTAACTGAAGCTGCAGTAAATGAACTGGAAAAGTTCAAGGTTTACTGATTTATACAGTTGAGCTTCAGGAGAAAGTTGATTTCTAATCAACGAGAAACATGAAAAACGACATGAATTAAGCTTCTCCCATGTCCActacttttttttcccaggcCAGTGTCGATTATAGTTGCACacaatttctttgtttttttccatttccctttTGTTCACCACTCAGTTTCCCTCCCACTCCCTTGAGCAGAGATTTTACCAGACAGATTGAGGCCAGCGCCTGGATTGAGGTCAAAGGACATTTCATCATCAGTTTGGCTTGTAAAGAACCAAAACACTGTAATCTCACTTTAAATCCATTGAAACACACAGTCAgcaccacattttaaaaaaggcacaTAAGGCAGACTAAGCAGGGAAACCTGgtctctggaaaaaaaataaaggcattttaattgtgtttgatAATAATCTAGCACTTCCCTAAAAAAAGCAATTAGTATAAATCTGTTGgctaaaacataaatatgtgtTCATCCTTGCACAGtcctaaaaaaaaaccttttgtgtGTTCCAAGTCTCAATAggcacgtttaaaaaaaaaaatcatctgggTTTAAAGAACAAGTAAACACATCCCGTCCATATGCTCTGGGATCTACTCTTGGCCAGTCTGTCTGTTTTCACCGTCTGTTTGGAACGTGTTGAAAGGTTTGCTTTTGAGGCAGCCGAGCCGTGGCTGTGATGAAGCACCGACAGAGATCGAGGTCTGGTGTTAGCTTGAAGAGTGTTTACAAAGGAATGAAAGGTGAGACCATTAGCAGTCAATCAACTGTAGGAGTCCAAACCTTTGGATTATTGGTTTGTACCAACTTTGGTTGCATTTACTAGGAATAGAGATGTTGACCTGCTTTTTATTTCTAGGCAGATGACTGAATATTATGAGGCTGAAATGGATGAAACCATAGTTTTTAGGGGCGACTGTTTTCCAAGAATTAggcaagaaaacacaagagtATGTGACTTGTGTAACTATCACCTCACCTTCCCCTCCTTGATCTTGCTCCCAATgatctgcctcctctgctgaaTGATGTCAATCAGGAGGTCGCACTCCTCCATGAGCTTGCCCTCCTGGCGCGAAGCGTTCACCTGAGAACCAATTCACCAAACAGTATTAGATAAATGAAGATGGAGGGGTACATGCTCACCGGCTCCTCATCACGCTGACCCAGGGGGAAAGGGTGTCATTTTCCGCCATCAGCCCTCCCTCTCGTCTGGGAGCAAAACACTTGAGCAAGATGAGGCATATTTAGCCATTTTTCCTCCTGCTGGCTTGATTGCTGAGTGACAAGTAAAATAAGCAA contains these protein-coding regions:
- the LOC117777648 gene encoding E3 ubiquitin-protein ligase Midline-1-like — protein: MDTLESELTCPICLELFEDPLLLPCAHSLCFGCAHRILVSHCATNESVQSIGAFQCPTCRYVISLSPERGLEGLKRNVTLQNIIDRVQRASSSAGLPLPLPLPAPHSGPNSPTEEGSNRLALVPISAAMSSPGTPPEPVQCQFCEQDPPQDAVKTCVTCEVSYCEECLRATHPNKKPFTGHRLIEPMPDTHLRGLQCLEHDEEKVNMYCVTDDQLICSLCKLVGRHRDHQVAALSDRYEKLKQALDSNLSNLIKRNNELESLMGKLIQTCQHVEVNASRQEGKLMEECDLLIDIIQQRRQIIGSKIKEGKTQRLRKLAQQISNCKQCIERSSALITQADQTLKETDHARFLQTAKSINERVSMATASTQVLIPEIHLTDTFDTVALDFTREKKLLESLDYLTAPNAPCIREELCTASYDTITVHWTSDDEFTVVSYELQYAIFTGQSNIASLCNSLESWMIVPNIKQNHYTVHGLQSGTKYIFVVKAINQAGSRSSEPGTLKTNSQPFKLDPKSAHKKLKVSHDNLTVERDETTSKKGHSQDRFSSQSSYGVVGNVYIDSGRHYWEALIGGSTWYAVGIAYKSAPKHEWIGKNSSSWVLCRCNNSWVVRHNSKELAIEPSPHLRRVGVLLDYDAGYVTFYDAVGSQHLHTFHVTFVQPVCPVFNVWNKCLTILTGLPIPDHLEGVDPNN